Part of the Vicinamibacteria bacterium genome is shown below.
CTCCTCCCCCCTCTGTTGGCCCGGCTGCAGCGGATGGCTCCGAGCATCCGGGTGGAGATCCAGCCGTGGCGTGGAGGCTTCACGAATCCCACGGAGCTGGCCCGCGACGTCGACGCCGTGATCGCCTGCATTCCCGACTCCTTCGCGGGCTTCCACCGTCGGCGCTTGTTCAGGGATCGCGACGCGTGCGCCGTCCGCAGGAGCCACCGGGCGGCGAGGCCGATTTCCAAGCCAGAGCAATTTCTCAACTGGAAGCAGGTGGCAGTGAGGCCGCAAGGACTCTTCGCGGACCCGGTGGATACTTGGTTGAAGCAGGAAGGACTCACCCGAAACGTCGTCCTGACGGTACCGCACTACCTGCAAGCCCTGCACGTCGTGGCCCGTTCCGACCTTATCGCCGTCCTCCCCGAGCGGCTGATAAGAACATATGCTTCTCAACTAAACGTAAGCGCGATGCCAGTACCCCTGGACGTCGGTAGTTTCGATGAGTATCTCCTGCATCCAGCGCGGACCCACACGGACACAGGGTGTGTGTGGCTGCGTAACGTGTTGAAGGACATCGGGCGAGAACTGGAGTCACAGTCACATGAGGCACGGAAGTAGAAGGTCACGGACAAAGGAGAGAGTTCGGGATCCGATCGTTCGCCGACTCATCCTTGCTGATCAGGGGTGCTCCGGATCTGACGCCCGAAGCTCACGGTTGCTTTCGCAGCATCGAGAACATCTAGGGCGTGCCCGTCCGGACGGGATAGACGCACCGAAAACCGACGAATCCAACTGCGTTCGACACCTCGTGGCTATCGCGCCATCGGGTGCGCAAGTTGACGACAGCACCACCGAAACTGCCGCCGCGTATGACTCGGCGGCCGCGCACAGTACGGATGTCGATGGGAAGCCCGCCGCCGGCCACGGGATCCAGTTGAGGTTCCGCCGGATACCCCGACTCCCATGCGTCCAGCACGAACTCCCAGACGTTGCCCGCCAGATCATATAGGCCAACGGGATTCGGCGGATAGCTGCCGACCTGTCTGGTCGCGCCGACTCCACTCGCCGAGTAGTTGGCAAGCTCGGGCGATGGCAACGCGTTCCCCCAAGGAAACTCACGGTCATCTCCAGCACGAGCGGCGAATTCCCATTCAGCCTCGCTAGGCAACCGGCCGCTCGCCCACTGACAAAAGGCTTCCGCAGCATGCCAGGTCACGAATACGACGGGGTGGTTCGCCTTGCCCGCTGGGTAGCCTCCATCTTTCCAGTGCTCGAGGTAGTGCCCGTTGTCCAACTCCGGGGGAAAGTGCGATCGGCCCCACTCGGGGTGGGTCACCGTGAATTGGAAGAAGCGCTCGTTTGTGACCTCGTAGCGGTCCATCCGGAAGTCGCCCACGGTGACGAGGTGGTCCGGGACCTCACTCTCGAAGGCTCCTGGGAAACTCACGACGTAGCGACGCTTCAGCTCGGGAATCGCGGACGATGCTGTCCCCATCCGAAATGTCCCTCCCCTAACCAGCACCGCCCCCTCCTGCTGTCCAAACACGCAGGTGCTGGTGGCCAGAGCTATCCCGACCGCAACGAACGCTTGGCATATGTAGCTATTCGACACCCTCGCCAGCGGCCTTCGGCGAGCCTGGCCCCGGGCCCGCCTGTCGAGCACCATAGACCGACGACAAGGACGGCGGTTTGCGTGACTTGGGATCGAGCTGGATCCCACATTGACCTGGGTATGGCCGTCGACGACTCCTGTTCTGGGTTCCGTCAAGAGCCCTCCACGACACGAAACGCGCCAGACGTCAGAGTCCGCCGGGGCCAAACCTGGTCGAATGCTCAGCATAGCCTGACCGCTTCCAGTGGAGGCCAGAAAAGCCTGCGCGAGCGGGGATTGCGGTCTAAGAGGTGTCCCCGCTCATCCGCCTCTTCGAGACCCATCGAGGGCTTGCCTGAATCCGCGGCTCATTGACATTCGTCTTTTCTTCGCCTAGGATAGCCGGCCCAGAGAGGTCGGGCGATGCTCACCCATGAGGAAGTCGAGCGAATCCGCTTAGGCGTCCGGGATGGAACTAGGGGTCCCGTAATGCTGTCGTGGGTAGAGAAATTGTTACAGGATCGAGACGAACGGATCCAGCGCGACCGGGCGCTTGCGGCTCAACTGCTTGCCGACGCCGCGACCACGCGGCCGGCGCCGCCGCGCTAGCGGATCTTGGGCCCGCTCGGCCTCATACCTCTGACAAGACTCGAACCCACGACGGGCTCGGAGGGATCCCGAAAAACCTCGGGCGACGGGATTTCTCTAGAAGTAGTCGCGACTAAGAGCTGGTCGGTCAGGAGCATGATGCAGGGTCGGGAACCGTGACTACGCCCACCGCCGGTTTCTCACCATGCCAGACTGCCTGACGCTTGGCACCCAAGTTGTTGGAGCGGGGGCCAGCGTTATCCCGACCCGCCCAGCACCTCCCTCACCTTTCGCGCGAGTGCCTCCATGGTGAAGGGCTTTTGCAGGAACGCGGCGTTCGCGGCGAGCACACCGTGGAGCACGACCGCGTCGTCGGTGTAGCCGGACATGTAGAGCACCTTCATCTCGCGGTGAGACCCTACCAAGCGGGCGGCCAACTCGCTTCCGCTCATGCCGGGCATGACCACATCGGTTATCAAGAGGTGGATGTGGACGGCGTGCGCTTGCGCGATCTCGAGGGCGTGCCCCGGGTGACGAGCTTCGACGACCGTATAGCCGCTCGCTTCCAGACACTCGCGTACCAGGCTCCGAAGCGACTCCTCGTCCTCCACGAGTAGGATTGTCTCGGAGCCCCGCTCGGGTTCCGCCTTGGCGGGGGCGGCCTTCACGACGGTCTCCGCCTCTTGGGTCCGCGGCAGGTAGACCTTGAATGTCGTGCCGTGTTCCGGCTCGCTGTACACAAAGATGTGGCCCGCGCTCTGGCTCACAATGCCATGGACGGTTGCCAGCCCCAGCCCTGTCCCCTTCCCAGCTTCCTTGGTCGTGAAGAAGGGTTCGAAGACCTGGGCGAGAACTTCCTGGTCCATTCCGTGACCGGTGTCGCTGACGGCCAGCATCACGTGGGGACCGGGCTTGACCCCAGGGCGAGACCGGGCATAGGCCGCGTCGAGGTCGACGTTGGCGGTCTCGATTGTGAGCCGGCCGCCTCGCGGCATCGCATCCCGCGCGTTCACGGCCAGGTTCATGAGAACCTGCTCGATCTGCCCGGGATCGGCCTGAACGCGGCCCAGAGACTCGTCGAGAACGGTGATCAGCTGGATGTCCTCACCGATCAGGCGTCGCAGCATCTTCTCCATCTCGCCGACTACCGTATTCAGGTCTAGGATCCGCGGCTGGAGAACCTGCCGGCGGCTGAAGGCCAGCAACTGGCGCGTCAGGCCGGCGGCGCGCTCGGCCGCCCGCATGATGTCCTTGATGTATTTCTGGGGGCGAGCCTCGTCGGGGAGCGACTTTTCGAGCAGCTCTCCGTAACCAGTGATGACACCCAACAGGTTGTTGAAGTCGTGGGCGACGCCCCCGGCCAGCCGACCCACCGACTCCATCTTCTGCGCTTGAAGGAGCTGGGCTTCGAGGCGCTTCTTCTCCGTAATGTCATTCGCGAGGGCGAGCCACGCTTTGCGTCCCAGGAACTCGATCGGACTCACCGCAATCTCGACGTCGATTAGGGTGCCGTCCTTCTTGCGGTGTTTCCAAACCCGGGGCGAGCGGAAGGCTTCCTGACCGGGCTCCCGCAGAGCCTCCTGAAAGTGCTGCTCGACGATCGGGATGTTGTCGGATGGATGCAGGTCGCGGATCGTTTTGGCGAGGAATTCGTCGCGGGAGTAGCCGTAGTGGGCGACCGCGGCCTCATTGACCTCGAGGAAACGAGACCCTTCCCCATCGAACACCCACATGGGGTGGGGGTTGCTGGCGAAGAGCAGTCGGAAGCTGCTTTCACTCGCTCGCAAAGCCTCTTCGGCCCGCTTGCGGTCGCTAATGTCGAGAATGACGCCCTGCACGAAGGGGGCCGTTCCTTCCGCGCTCCGCACAACCCGCGCCATGTCACGGACCCATGTCTGCCGGCCATCGCGGGCCACCAGCCGGTACTCCGCGCTTGCCGGGGTGCCCGTCGCCCGAAGGCCGCCAAACACCGCCGTGACCCGCTCCCGGTCGTCGGGATGAATCCGGTGCGTCCAGTGGTCAGGGTCGGTCAACCAATCCGCGGTCGGGAACCCGAGCAGGGTCTCGATCTGCGGGCTCATGTAGCGCGCTTGCCCGACACGTTCGTGCGCCGCCGTGTAGACCACCGCGGGCATCTGCTCCACGAGCGTGCGGAATTTCTCTTCGGCCTGCCGCAGCTCTTGAGTGCGCTCCTGCACCTTTCGCTCGAGGTCGCGGGCCTGCTCTTCCAGTTGCAGCCGTGCCGCCTCCAGATGCTTGTGGGACTCGGAGAGCTCCTCCGAGGTGGAGAAGAGCAGTTCGATCATCTGCTGCTTGTCGGCGTTGACGACGATTTCTCGGCCGCTGAGGCGCACGGCGACCTCCATCTCGAGGCCCCCCCTCTCCCGGTGCGCAAGGTTGTCGAAGATGCGCCGCACTCGGTCTACGAGATAGTCGTCCTCAAAGGGCTTCGTGATGAAATTGTCCGCGCCCTTCTGAAGTCCGTGGATGATGTCCATCGGAGTGCGCTGGCCCGTCAGAAGCACGAAGGGGATCCTTTTCGTGACATCCTCCGCCTTCACGGCTTGGCAGAAGGCGAAGCCGTCCATCTCCGGCATCACCACGTCGGAGACAATTAGGTCCGGCGGCCCAGACTTTGCGGCGGCGAGACCCTCCCGGCCATTCCTTGCCACCTCCACTTGGTAGCCCTGATCCTCGAGGAGGAGGCGGAGGCGCTCCGCCTGCGTGGGGCTGTCCTCGACGACCAGGATCCTGCGTGCCATAAAGGTCCCTAGACCCTCTCCGGCTCGGTCAGCGAGCGGATCAACCCAGCGATTTCCCTTGGTGAGAGAACGTGCTCCGCCGCCCCCCGGCGTAGGGCCTCGCCCGGCATGCCGAACACAACGCTCGTGGCCTCGTCCTGGGCCACGGTGACTGCTCCCGCCGCTCGGAGCTGCCCAAGGCCCTCCGCCCCGTCCCGACCCATGCCCGTCAGGAGGATCCCCAGCACGGAAGGGCCAAGAGCGCGCGCAAGCGACGCAAAAAGATGGTCCGCGCTGGGGTGTAATCCCTCGCCAAGATTCTGAGCCGTGAGGCGGATTCGCCCGTCCATCTCCATCCCCATCTCGATCCCATCCGGAGCGAGGTAGACGACCCCCTCGCGCGCCCGTTCCCCGTTTTCCGCGAGCTTTACGGGCAGACGTGTCTGGCTGGCCAGCCATTCCGCCAAGCCCGCAGTGAAGCCGGGAGTGATGTGCTGTACAACGAGCACCGGCACCGCGAGCACGTCCCCTAGACCGCCTAGAGCCTCTGCCAGCGCGGCGGGGCCACCGGTGGAGGCACCGATTCCGATGGCGCGTATCTTGCGGCCCGATAGTCTTCCCGCGAGGGAGGGTATTTCCGCTCGCTCGCGACGGGGCCAGCGGCGCACCACTTTCACTTCCGCCATGAGCTTGACCGTCCGCGTGAGGTCGCGCGCCGCCCGGTTGTCCGGACCCTGAGGCTTGTCGAGCACCGTGAGAGCGCCCGCCTTGATGGCCTCGAAGCCCAACGCAGTCTCGTCGCGGCTAAAGCCGGCGGTGGCGAGCACGATGGGGGCGGGAGCGCGGGACATGATCTGTCTCGTCGCCTCGAGCCCACCCATCCGTGGCATATGAACGTCCATCAGGATGACGTCCGGCCGCAGGCTCTCCGCCTGCTCAACCGCCTCCACGCCGTCGCGGGCGGTTCCCACTACTCTGATCTCCGGGTCCTCGTCGAGCGCGGCGGCAAGATATTCGCGGGTAACCGCCGAATCCTCCGCCAGAAGAACGCGAATCAAATTCCCCCCCGTAACTCTCTGATCACACCAGACGGCGAATGATTTCCAGAAGCTTCGACTGATCGAAGCCGGACTTAATGACGTACGCATTGGCACCCACCTCGATCCCACGTTCCTTGTCATCCCGCGACTCAAGAGCGGTGACAAGGACCACGGGAAGGTCCGCGAGCGTCGGGTCCGCCCGAACGCGGGCCGTGAGGTCAAAGCCATTCATCCGCGGCATGTCCACGTCCGACACCAACAGGTCGAAGTGCTCGCTCTTGAGGATCGTCCAGGCTTCCTGACCATTGGACGCTATCGCGACCTTGTAGCCCGCCGCCTCGAGGAGATTCCTCTCCATCGTTCGCGTAGTGATCGAGTCGTCCACGACGAGAATCACCGCTTGGGATGCCAACTCCGTGGATTCTGGGGCCCGCCGGGCGGGCAAGCCCTCCTGTTGGGAACGCAGCAGGTCCAGGGGCCGCAAGATGAGCGCCAGCTCACCGTTGCCGAGCACTCCTGCCCCCGCCACGTGGCGCACCCGGGTAAGCGGGGGTCTCAGCTCTTTGACCAGTACCTCGCTCTCTCCGACCACCTCATCCACCAGCAGCCCCGTCCGCTCCGCCCCCGACCGGACAACGACGCAGGGACGTTTGGGATCCGATTTGGTCGCCTCGGGGCCGGGGTCGAGTCCCAGCAGTTCGGCCAGGGGGGTGACGAAGAGGACGCCGCCGTTCAAGCGCGTGGCGGTTCGGCCACTGACGCTCTCGAAATCACTGGGGGCCACGCTGACCGCGCGCTCGAGTGCCTCTATCGGGAGCAGAAAGGCCTGTTGGCCGGCACGGACGAGCAGCCCGCGGAACGTGACCACGGTTGCGGGGAGGAGCATACGCACGCTCGTTCCCGCGCCCAGGTGAGTCTCTACGAGGATTTGACCCCCCAGTCGCTCCACCGCGTCCCTCACGATGGCCATGCCCAGACCATGGCCCGAAAGGTCGGTGACGACGGCGCTCGTGCTCACCCCCGACGAAAAGATGAGGTCGAGAGCGGCGCTGTCCGAAAGGGCCTCCGCTTCCTCGAGACTGACCAGTCGAGCCCGGACTGCTCCCGCCCTCACCCGTGCAACGTCAATGCCCGCGCCATCGTCCTCCACCCGGACCCCGACCCTCCGGCCTTCTTGAGGAGCAAATGTCACCCCGATCCGCCCGCGGGACGGCTTGCCCGCCCGCCGCCGGACCTCTGGGAGTTCGATCCCGTGGTCCAGGGCGTTACGGACCAGATGGATAAGGGGATCCTTGATTGCCTCCAGGACTCTGCGGTCCACTTCCTGATCCGACCCGAGCACAACGAAGTCCGCTTCCTTTCCGCGAGTGCGGGCCAGCTCGCCGACCATCCGTGGAAACGGCTCCAGCACCGAAGAGGCGGGCATCATGCGGATCTGCCGCGCCTCCTCTTGGAGCCCCTCCACAGCCGCGGCGATGAGGCGGCGGTCTCCGAGCAACCTGGCTAATTGGGTGCGCGCCTGAAGCTCGGCGGCCCGGATATCGGCGTCAAGGCCGTCTCTCGAGCTGACCCGGTTCCGGTCGTCCTTGTTGCCCGCGCGCGCTACCCGACCGCGGCTCAGCTGCTCTCGGCAACGAACAAGGACGTCGGCGAGCCGCCTGGCCCCGTGCACCCGCTCGTCCGCCGAGAGCTTCACGGCCAAGAGGTCTTCGACGCGGGAGTGGATGGTGTCCAGCCTGGCGGTGCTGATCCGGATGGTCTCCCCGACGGACCGGGCCGGCAGTGGTGACGGTGCGCTTGAGGAGGCGGGGAGGGCCGATGATGGAACGGCCGCCGCGGGTGCTTCGGGGGAGGGTGCCGCCTTGGGCGCGCCGAGCGGGCGCGGATCGTCGTTTCCCGGTGCTGCGGCCTGGGCTTCCGTCAACAAACGAGCCACGCCATCCATCACCGCTTGGACGCGACTGAGGACGTCTCCGGTCAGCGATTGTCGGCCGCCCTTGATCTGGCTCAGGACCGACTCCACGTCCTGGCAGAGCGCCTCTGTATCGCGGAGGCCCACCGAGCGGGCGGCTCCCTTGAGCGTGTGTACGGCCCGGAACATGGACTCCACGACCCCGGCGACTTCGGCGGCTGGCAATCCCCGATCCAAAGCGAGGAGGTGGGCGGAGATCGTCTGGAGGTGTTCCGCGGCCTCCTCCTTGAAGGTAGCCATGAGGCGCGATCGAATGTCGGCCTGCCTCGCCATCACTAGGAAACCCTACTCCGGAGACCCCGCCTCCAAGACCGTGCTCGCCATCGCTCGCTCGCCATGCCCCGAGCCCGTCACGAGCGCCTTAAACTGCTGAGCGATCGAACTCAGGTCCCTTGCCGCCCGCTCCATCTGCCGGGTTGCGGCCATGTTCTGGGTTGACACTTGCCGGATGTTCTCCATGGCCGTGGCTACCTGATCCACCCCCGCCGATTGCTCTTGAGCGGTTACGAAGATCTGCTGGGCGGCTTGAGCAGCATCCGAGAGGCTCTCGGTGAGCTGCAGGATGGCCTCTCCGGCCCTACGCGCCAGGCCCTCTCCCGCCTCCGAGGCCTTCACTCCCTGCTCGGTCGCCAGCACCGCCGTCTGCGTTGCCCGCTGGATTTCTCCCAGGATCTGCCGTACCTGCCCCGTGGCCTGCTTCGACTGCTCGGCCAACGCCTTCACTTCCGAGGCCACCACAGAGAAGCCCTTCCCCGCCTCCCCCGCCTTGGCGGCCTCGATGGCCGCGTTCACGGCCAGCAGGTTCGACTGCTCGGCGAGGCCATTCACGGTGGCAATGATTTCGCCGATAGCCTGGCCGTGCTCGCTCAGGCCCAAGACGCGCTCCGCGATCCCCTCCATCCGCGCCTTAGCCTCTTGCATCCCTTGTAGTGTCTCCTCCGCGGCCCGGCGCCCCTCCTGCGACGTCTGGGACGTTTTGCGCACCAGATCGGCCACGGCCTGCGCCTTCTCAGAAGAGAGCTGAGCGGTTTGCCGGACCTCGTGCACGGTCGTCGTGGTCTCTTGGACAGCCGCCGACTCCTCCTGCGTCCCCGTGGCTTGCTGGGTGGTCGCGGCGAGGATCTCGCTGGCGGCGGAAGCGATGCGCTGGACCCCGGCCTGGATCGGGCCCGAGATGCCGCGGATGATGAAAAGGCCAGCCAGGGAGACGACCGCGAATCCGAGGGCCGTCCCCCAGAGGGTGATGGCCTGCGTGGTGCGGATGCTGGATTCGCTCTCCGCTGCTCGTTCCTTGAGGAGTCGCCTCTCCTCCTCTTCCAGCTCCGTCCTCTTCTTCAGGAACCGATCGACGGTCTCTTGCGTCTCCTCGGTGGGAAGCGCCGACTCCATCGCTTCCAGGCCCTTGGCTCGGCGCAAGTCGCTCCTCTTCTTGAGTCGCAGCAAGAGGGCCTCGATCATAGGCTTGACCTCCTCCAGTCGCTGCTGCTGGCGCGGGTTGTCCGCGGTGAGCTCAGTGACCCGCTTGAGGATCACGGGGACGAGGGCGGCGCTCCTTTGGAAAGGCTGAAGGAACTCCTCCTTTCCCGTGATGAGGTAACCGCGTTGGGCGGACTCGGCCTCCAATAGGGAGATCTGAAGCTGTGCGAGCGTGTCCAAGACCTCGTAGGTGTGATCAACCCACCGGCTCGTCTCGACCGAGTTGTTCAGTGCGCGGTGGGATACCGCGCCCAAGATGACTAGAATCAGGAGGGGCAGGGCAAACCCTGCTCCCAGCCTCTGTCCGATCGACGACCTCATCACGCCCTCCCTTTCACCCCTCGTTCACCGTGATTCGCGGATCACGGGCGAGCTCGTCCAGATCCAGGACCGACACCATCTCGCCCGTCGTGCCGCGGATCCAGGCGGCCTGGCCTTCCCTTGTAATCCCTTCCCTGGTCGCGATTTCGTGGGCGTCCACGGGCACGATTCCCGTCACTTCGTCCGCGAGGAGGCCGAAGGACATCCCGCGCAGTTCCACCACCACGACGCGCCCCTCCGGCTTGGCGCCCGCGTTCTCCGGGCCCGGGCCTCCCAGCAGCCGCCGGAGGTCGAAAACCGCGCGGACCTCGCCCCGATGGTGGATCACGCCGACCAGGAATCGGCGGGCGCCCGGCAGGGGAGTTGGGCGGATGAGGGGCAGGACCTCCACGACAGAGAGAGGGTCCACTCCGTACCGCTCTCCGGCCCGTGAGAAGACGAGCACTGGCAGCTCCTCCGCGTTTGACTCGGCCTCCCTGGTAGGCTGCGCTAGTTTTCGGGCCCTCTCCTCCAGGATCCGGCGCGCGGCCTCGGGCGAGGGCTCTCCGCCGGATTCGAGGCTCAGCCGGGTCGCATCTAGCCGCGCGTGCACAGCCTGCCAATCAAAGCGGTCGCCCATCACGACACCTCACCGCTCTCCCCGAGCCGCGCCGCCGTCTCGAGGTGCTTGAGCCCGTGCCGGCGCTGGCCGCGCCTCACGAGCAGAAGGCCGAGCGCGAGATGGGCCTGCGCACAATCGGGATCCAGGTACACCGCGCGACGCAGAGCGGGAACAGCAGCGGCGACATCCCCGC
Proteins encoded:
- a CDS encoding LysR family transcriptional regulator yields the protein MHDVNLAALDLNLLVALQALLEEESVGGAARRVGRSQPAMSHALSRLRSMLGDAILVRVGAGMQVTVRGEALRHPVRDALERVKELLAGDTFDPSRSQRTFRICVTDNASDLLLPPLLARLQRMAPSIRVEIQPWRGGFTNPTELARDVDAVIACIPDSFAGFHRRRLFRDRDACAVRRSHRAARPISKPEQFLNWKQVAVRPQGLFADPVDTWLKQEGLTRNVVLTVPHYLQALHVVARSDLIAVLPERLIRTYASQLNVSAMPVPLDVGSFDEYLLHPARTHTDTGCVWLRNVLKDIGRELESQSHEARK
- a CDS encoding formylglycine-generating enzyme family protein; translated protein: MLSIRPGLAPADSDVWRVSCRGGLLTEPRTGVVDGHTQVNVGSSSIPSHANRRPCRRSMVLDRRARGQARRRPLARVSNSYICQAFVAVGIALATSTCVFGQQEGAVLVRGGTFRMGTASSAIPELKRRYVVSFPGAFESEVPDHLVTVGDFRMDRYEVTNERFFQFTVTHPEWGRSHFPPELDNGHYLEHWKDGGYPAGKANHPVVFVTWHAAEAFCQWASGRLPSEAEWEFAARAGDDREFPWGNALPSPELANYSASGVGATRQVGSYPPNPVGLYDLAGNVWEFVLDAWESGYPAEPQLDPVAGGGLPIDIRTVRGRRVIRGGSFGGAVVNLRTRWRDSHEVSNAVGFVGFRCVYPVRTGTP
- a CDS encoding response regulator; amino-acid sequence: MARRILVVEDSPTQAERLRLLLEDQGYQVEVARNGREGLAAAKSGPPDLIVSDVVMPEMDGFAFCQAVKAEDVTKRIPFVLLTGQRTPMDIIHGLQKGADNFITKPFEDDYLVDRVRRIFDNLAHRERGGLEMEVAVRLSGREIVVNADKQQMIELLFSTSEELSESHKHLEAARLQLEEQARDLERKVQERTQELRQAEEKFRTLVEQMPAVVYTAAHERVGQARYMSPQIETLLGFPTADWLTDPDHWTHRIHPDDRERVTAVFGGLRATGTPASAEYRLVARDGRQTWVRDMARVVRSAEGTAPFVQGVILDISDRKRAEEALRASESSFRLLFASNPHPMWVFDGEGSRFLEVNEAAVAHYGYSRDEFLAKTIRDLHPSDNIPIVEQHFQEALREPGQEAFRSPRVWKHRKKDGTLIDVEIAVSPIEFLGRKAWLALANDITEKKRLEAQLLQAQKMESVGRLAGGVAHDFNNLLGVITGYGELLEKSLPDEARPQKYIKDIMRAAERAAGLTRQLLAFSRRQVLQPRILDLNTVVGEMEKMLRRLIGEDIQLITVLDESLGRVQADPGQIEQVLMNLAVNARDAMPRGGRLTIETANVDLDAAYARSRPGVKPGPHVMLAVSDTGHGMDQEVLAQVFEPFFTTKEAGKGTGLGLATVHGIVSQSAGHIFVYSEPEHGTTFKVYLPRTQEAETVVKAAPAKAEPERGSETILLVEDEESLRSLVRECLEASGYTVVEARHPGHALEIAQAHAVHIHLLITDVVMPGMSGSELAARLVGSHREMKVLYMSGYTDDAVVLHGVLAANAAFLQKPFTMEALARKVREVLGGSG
- the cheB gene encoding chemotaxis-specific protein-glutamate methyltransferase CheB, with amino-acid sequence MIRVLLAEDSAVTREYLAAALDEDPEIRVVGTARDGVEAVEQAESLRPDVILMDVHMPRMGGLEATRQIMSRAPAPIVLATAGFSRDETALGFEAIKAGALTVLDKPQGPDNRAARDLTRTVKLMAEVKVVRRWPRRERAEIPSLAGRLSGRKIRAIGIGASTGGPAALAEALGGLGDVLAVPVLVVQHITPGFTAGLAEWLASQTRLPVKLAENGERAREGVVYLAPDGIEMGMEMDGRIRLTAQNLGEGLHPSADHLFASLARALGPSVLGILLTGMGRDGAEGLGQLRAAGAVTVAQDEATSVVFGMPGEALRRGAAEHVLSPREIAGLIRSLTEPERV
- a CDS encoding response regulator; its protein translation is MARQADIRSRLMATFKEEAAEHLQTISAHLLALDRGLPAAEVAGVVESMFRAVHTLKGAARSVGLRDTEALCQDVESVLSQIKGGRQSLTGDVLSRVQAVMDGVARLLTEAQAAAPGNDDPRPLGAPKAAPSPEAPAAAVPSSALPASSSAPSPLPARSVGETIRISTARLDTIHSRVEDLLAVKLSADERVHGARRLADVLVRCREQLSRGRVARAGNKDDRNRVSSRDGLDADIRAAELQARTQLARLLGDRRLIAAAVEGLQEEARQIRMMPASSVLEPFPRMVGELARTRGKEADFVVLGSDQEVDRRVLEAIKDPLIHLVRNALDHGIELPEVRRRAGKPSRGRIGVTFAPQEGRRVGVRVEDDGAGIDVARVRAGAVRARLVSLEEAEALSDSAALDLIFSSGVSTSAVVTDLSGHGLGMAIVRDAVERLGGQILVETHLGAGTSVRMLLPATVVTFRGLLVRAGQQAFLLPIEALERAVSVAPSDFESVSGRTATRLNGGVLFVTPLAELLGLDPGPEATKSDPKRPCVVVRSGAERTGLLVDEVVGESEVLVKELRPPLTRVRHVAGAGVLGNGELALILRPLDLLRSQQEGLPARRAPESTELASQAVILVVDDSITTRTMERNLLEAAGYKVAIASNGQEAWTILKSEHFDLLVSDVDMPRMNGFDLTARVRADPTLADLPVVLVTALESRDDKERGIEVGANAYVIKSGFDQSKLLEIIRRLV
- a CDS encoding methyl-accepting chemotaxis protein → MRSSIGQRLGAGFALPLLILVILGAVSHRALNNSVETSRWVDHTYEVLDTLAQLQISLLEAESAQRGYLITGKEEFLQPFQRSAALVPVILKRVTELTADNPRQQQRLEEVKPMIEALLLRLKKRSDLRRAKGLEAMESALPTEETQETVDRFLKKRTELEEEERRLLKERAAESESSIRTTQAITLWGTALGFAVVSLAGLFIIRGISGPIQAGVQRIASAASEILAATTQQATGTQEESAAVQETTTTVHEVRQTAQLSSEKAQAVADLVRKTSQTSQEGRRAAEETLQGMQEAKARMEGIAERVLGLSEHGQAIGEIIATVNGLAEQSNLLAVNAAIEAAKAGEAGKGFSVVASEVKALAEQSKQATGQVRQILGEIQRATQTAVLATEQGVKASEAGEGLARRAGEAILQLTESLSDAAQAAQQIFVTAQEQSAGVDQVATAMENIRQVSTQNMAATRQMERAARDLSSIAQQFKALVTGSGHGERAMASTVLEAGSPE
- a CDS encoding chemotaxis protein CheW, whose translation is MGDRFDWQAVHARLDATRLSLESGGEPSPEAARRILEERARKLAQPTREAESNAEELPVLVFSRAGERYGVDPLSVVEVLPLIRPTPLPGARRFLVGVIHHRGEVRAVFDLRRLLGGPGPENAGAKPEGRVVVVELRGMSFGLLADEVTGIVPVDAHEIATREGITREGQAAWIRGTTGEMVSVLDLDELARDPRITVNEG